The genomic DNA ACACAACCAACGAAACCAACAACAGGAACCCTAATCCAAGGATCATCGCCAACGAGAGCAATCGCTTGACGAGGATCGTCTTCATGCTCGACCTCGCCGGATCGGGGCGAACCGACCAGACGCGGTTGAGCGAACTTTGGATCGCCCCGACGACTCCGGTTGCTCCCACCAAGATGCCAGCGAAACTGAGCATTGTCTTCCACCAATGCCCCCCCGCCTCGCTCTCGCGTTGCAGAATGTTTGCGATCTGTTCGGTTGCGACTTCGTTGCCCAACAACTGAGCCGCCTGCTGCTCGAGCAGTGCCCGCGCTTCGGTCTCGGCCTCGCCATTGTCGTACGCCAACGAAAAACCGAACACAAGAATCGTCAACAACAAATACAACATCGGTGGCAACGCAAAGATCGTGTAGTAGGCGAGCGCTGCCGAGAGCGTCGTGCACTGATCGTCGACAAAACCTGTGAACGTTTCCTTGATTACCTTAAACACTCGTCTTCCAATCGATAGTTCGCCCCACCGCGAAGCGCGGCACTGCAAGATTTCCAAATGCCGCGACATTGTACGCGGTAACGCGACGGAGCGAATCGGATCTCCGCCGCCAGTAACAACTTCTGGTCATATTTCGTTGCAACTCATATGCCAAAGCTAGCGAGGCGGGTCTCGCGCCCTAGACGGTCACCGCGGCAGCACGATCGACAGAGTGCTGGCGGAACATCGAGCAACCTGGTCGCTGCCACTCCTGTCAGGCCACCGCTGGCACCTGAAATCCGAACCGGCACGCAAAATGCAGATACGTCACTATCTGGGTCCAACCCATTTGCACCCCGCAGTGTGGGCTCGCTTCATCAGCGAGTGCCAAGTCGACCGACGGGGCAATCACGAAGCGATAGAGGAACGATCGAATGAGTCACGAAAAAAATATCGAAGTCGAAGGCCAACTTGCCGAACTGACCAAGCTCTGCTGCGATTCGCTCGAAGCCGACCGCGCGTCGCTCCCCGAACGGATCGAACCATTGCTGAAATCGCTGCTGATGAGCGGTTTTGAGCGGCAGAAGAAACAACCGCTGGGGGTCGAATTGGAGGCGAGGATCCTTGCTGCTTGTGAAGGTCGATCAACGCAACGTGGAGCCGAGATTCGAGGTGTGGCGAATCAGGTCCAACGCAAGTACGATTACCTGGTCCGGTGGGAGAGCAGCCACCCGAAGGATCCGCAGAAGCAAGGCACCCAACCGGCCAACATCAGCTCCGCGACCGATTCGTAAACGCCACTCGGGCCCCTGTGCTCCCGCACGAAGCACCGAGATTAGAGTTGGTCGCCATTGGCGCCGCGGAAGCATGGCCCCCCAAGCCGATGGTTATCCCGTTCGCGGTGCCAAGCGGCGCGTGATCGCGCACGGTTCTGCCAAACAAAGCTATCCCAGCTTGGTCGCCTAGAGACGATCGCCCCAAATCCCGCCGCGGCTTCCAGCGACGACTAATGCTCGACCGCAGACAATCCATCAAAGGATACGCATTCCGTGCTCCGTAACGCTCCGCGACATCTGCGTTCTTGGACCGCCTCAGGAATCAAATACGTGCGCGGTCGCGAACCGATCGTTCTGATCGCGTTGTTGTTGGTCGTGGCGGTCAGTTGGGGATTTATCGAATTGGCCGACGAGGTCAACGAGGGGAGCACCGGAGACTTCGACCGCTGGGTTGTCCGATCGATGCGACAAGCGGATGATCCGACGCAACCGATTGGCCCCCGCTGGATGCGAGAGGTCGGCCGCGACATCACGGGGCTCGGCGGCGTGTCGGTTCTTTCGATGTTAATTGCGGCGGCTGCCGGATTCCTGGCGATCCACCGAGCCTATCGAACGATGGTCGTATTGCTGGTCTCCACAATCGGAGGGATCATCGTCAGTTCGTTGCTGAAACAGTTCTTCGCTCGGCCGCGCCCCGACATCGTGCCTCACCTGGCAGAAGTTTATACGAGCAGCTTTCCCAGCGGCCATTCGATGATGTCGGCGGTCGTGTATCTAACTCTGGCTGCCCTGTTGGCACCAGTGTTGAAACATTTCTGGGTGCGAGTCTACGTGCTCGGGCTGGCCGTGCTGGCGACCGGACTGGTCGGAATCAGCCGTGTCTACCTGGGCGTTCATTATCCGAGCGATGTTCTCGCTGGCTGGGCTGCCGGTCTCGTTTGGGCCGTGGGTTGCTGGTTGGTCGCGCGACGGTTCGCGTTGCGATAAAACCGGCACACGGTTTGCATCTGTGTTTCATCGCAAAGGTAACTAACGGTTGTTACCGACCGCTGCGACAACGAAAATGAAGACACACAAACGATGCCCTCTCGAATCGACGTTCCATTGCTTCACACCTCACGCCAGACAGGCGGTGTACGATGGTAACTGAAATAACCGATATCAGCCGCCCCGTGCTGCAGCGAGCTCAAACACTCTCGCCACGAATGCGGCAGATTCGACGGTCGCTACATCAGGCTCCCGAGCTGTCGGAGCATGAGTTTGCGACAACGGCCTATCTCGCCGACCGGATCGCCGAACTCGATCTAACACCTCAATATGCCGGAGGACGCCGCGGCGTCTGGGCCGACATCGACGGAGGTGGTCCGCTGCCTGGACGGCGGGTCGCGATGCGAGGCGACATCGACGCACTGCCTCTGCAAACGCAACTGGAAGCTTGTTACGCGAGCCAAACCGCAGGGGTGATGCACGCTTGCGGCCATGACGCTCATGCAACGATGGTTTGGGGAGCGACCGCGATTTTGAAGCAGATGCGCGACGCTGGTGAGTTGCCAGCAACCTTCGCCAGCCGCTCCATCTTCCAACCTGCCGAAGAGACGAGCACCGGCGGCATCCACATGATCGATGCGGGCGCGCTGCAAGAGGTTCACTGTGCGATCGCGTTACACGTCGACCCGTCGCGTAACGTCGGCACGTTTGGCTTTCGCGATCTCGCATTCACGGCGGGCTGCGACGTCTTCGAAATGGAGCTGACGGGAAAAGCCGGCCACGGGGCACGACCTCATTTGACAGGCGACACCGTGGGTGCCGCGGCGGCGTGGATTCACGAGCTCTACTCCCGACTACCTCGCTCCTACGACGCCCGCGATCCGATTGTCGTCAATGTGGGGCAGATCCAAGCCGGGGCGGCGGCGAATATTGTTCCAGCGAAGGTGTCGCTAAGTGGAACGGTGAGAACGCTGTCGCTGGAGGCGGCCGATCACGCGAAAGATCAGATCGATCGGATCTCGCAAGCCCTTCAGTTGCGGTACCCCGTCGAGGTAAAAGTAACCTACGGACGGCACACGCCACCGGTAATCAACGATCCTTTGATCGACGCGGCGTTCCGAATCGCGGCGGCAAGAATCGTCGGAGAAGAGAACGTGCACCAAATCGACCAACCGAGCATGGGGGCGGAAGACTTCGCCTTTTTTGGATCCAAGGTCCCCGCCGCGATGATGCGGATCGGGGTCGCGGGGATCGAGATCGGCCAGCAACCGCTGCACACTCCGACGTTTGACATCGATGAAACGGCCCTCCCCTACGGCGCCGCCGTGCTTGCCTTGGCAGCGTTCGATCTCCGCTGACGCCGGAAGCAATGCGGTGTTGGAAACCGCGTGACGGTCCGTCTTCAATGCCTCAGCTCGCCCGGCGAGCGAGGATGACCTAGAACCCTCGGTTCGACCAATCATTCCTTTTGCTGGTGAGTTTCCATGGTTTCCTTCAGCCGATCTAAAGTTCCCGCCGTTGGCGTCGAAGAAGAATATCAGTTGGTCGACCCGACTTCGGGGCGATTGATTCCAAAATGCAGCGAGGTCTTGCGCCAGTTGGGACGCGAGCCCGATGCTGACATCCAACGGGAACTGCATCTGAACCAAATCGAGATGGCATCGAATGTCTGCGAGACGCTCGACGAGGTGCGTGAGAATCTACAGAAGGTGCGCAAGCTGTTGATCGATGCGGCGGCAAGCACGGGAGCGGCGTTGGTTTCGGCGGGGACCAACCCCTTCCCGCTGCCCGAATCCGAAACTTTAACACCGAAGTTTCGGTACCAATCGATGGGGCAACAGTTCCAACATATCGCCCGATCGCTGTTCATTTTCGGTTGTCACGTCCACGTCGACATGCAGGACAAGACACTTGGCCTGCACGTGATGAATCAGACCCGGCGATGGCTGCCCCTGTTGCAAGCGTTAACAGCCAACTCTCCTTTCTGGAACGGCCAGGATACCGGTTACGCCAGCTATCGCCGCGAGGTCTGGGTGCAGTGGCCGATGGCGGGCGCACCGCCTCACTTCCAGGATCTAGCGGATTACGAAGCCTGCTTGAGCGAACTGACCCGATCGGGAGCGATCAAAGACGAAAGCTTCATCTATTGGGATATCCGACTGTCGGTCAAAGTACCAACGATCGAATACCGATGCGCCGACGTGATCACTTCGCTTCAGCACTGCGTCGGATACGTGGGACTCATACGCGCTTTGGTGATGCAAACCTGCGACGACATTCATGCGGGGCGAGAGTATCCGCCGATCCGATCGCACCTGTTGTCGTTTGCGATCTGGCATGCGGCACGTTATGGCGTCAGCGCTGATTTGCTGGATCCGTTGACCTGCGAGAAGGTCACGGCGACCGAATCGGCGACTCGACTGCTCGAATACATCGCTCCCGCGCTGGCCACCTCGGGGGACCGCGAGTGTGTCGAAGCCTTCGTCCAAAACGTCGTGCGCGACGGCTGTGGCGCCGATCGGCAGCGGATGACGATGCAGACCGAAGGCAATCTGGCTGCGGTTGTTCAGGAAGCGATCAAGGAAACCGCCAACGACACGTCACCAGCGACTTGCTGAAAAACTCACCTCGCACAAACGCTCTCCCCTTACTCTCTGCTCATGTAGGACAATATGAGTCATCTGTTGATCTGGAATCAAGGCTCCGGTCGAGCCGCGCAAATCGAACGATTGCGAAACGCACTGGACGCCAACGGAACCCGTTGCGTCGAACTGACCCGCAAGATCGACTTGCGGTCGACGATTGAAGAATCGTTGCGAGGCAGCGGCGACACGGTGATCGCAGCTGGTGGAGATGGTACGGTCAACGCGATCGTGAACGCCCTGATGCAGATCGATCCGCCGCGACGGCCCCAAATGGCGGTGGTCCCACTGGGAACCGCAAACGACTTCGCTGGCACACTGGCGATCCCCGACGACATCGATCAAGCGGTGGGTCTGATCTCCAGCGGCCGTTCGGTCGCGATCGACGTGATCCGGATCCGGGGCGAGGGGCTGGAGCAGTATTATGCGAACGTCGCCGCCGGTGGAAACTGCGTCCGGGTTTCCGAGGAACTAACCGATGAACTAAAGTCGCGTTGGGGCGCGTTCAGTTACCTGCGCGGGGCGATTGGTGTGCTGACGGATATGAAAAGCTTCCAGATCGCGGCGGAGATCGACGGCGTCGAGATCAAAGACTTCGACTCCTGGGCGGTCTTGGTGGCAAACGGGAAGACCAATGCGGGCCATATCGTCGTCGCTCCCGAAGCCTCCCCCGCCGACGGCCTGATGGATGTGATCTTGATCCGCGACGGAGACGCCACCGACATGCTGGAGATGATCGCCGGCAATCTACTGGGCAACTTCCTTGAGTGCGAACAGATCCTCTTCCAAAAGGCGAGCCGCCTGACGCTGCGCTCCGAACCGGCGATGCGGTTCACCCTCGACGGCGAAGTCATCGAACAGGAACCTGTCGAATTTCAAGTCATGCCCGCAGCGATCAAAATGTTCGTCGGACCTGAATTTGAACGGAGCAACACGTAACACTGCCCGGTTCACCCCGACCGCACGCTCGCCTCGGTGACACCTCATTCTCTGTGCCTTTGTGCCTCCGTGAGAGCCCTTTGTAAACGAAAAGAAGTTTCTCACGGAGGCACTAAGGCACGGAGGTTTAATGCGGCTGACGGTAGAGAAGTCGGCGAATTACTGGAAAGCTTTTCTTAATCAATGCCATCAGTTAATCGACTCCTGCCACGCGCCATTCTTTCCAATAGCCCATTGCCTTTCTCTGTGCCTTTGTGCCTCCGTGAGAGATTCTTCCTAGGCAAAGAATCCTCAAACGAAGGCAAGGCGATTGAGAGAGGGGGTTAGAGCTGACCGTTGATGACTCGGGTGATTCCGGTTTTCATCAATTCGTCGCCGAAGTTGAGCAGGTAACCGAGCTTGAGGTTGGTCAATTTCAGGTAGGTGAGTAGCTGTTTCTTGTGGACCGGATGAATATTCTCCACCGATTTGAGTTCAACGATCACAAGCCCTTCCAAGATGAGATCAGCGCGGAATCCTTCATTAAACACAAGTCCATCGAACTTGATCGGAACCGGCACTTGCCGCTGGACGGTTAGTCCCGCTCGCTCAAACTGTTTTGCAAGGACAGCTTCGTAAACGGTCTCCAGCAATCCCGGCCCCAGAGATTGATGCAACTTCACGGCACGATCCACTACGATCGTCCCAATCTCATTTTCAACCACAGCCTTCCCCCCTCAGTGCCTTCGTGCCTATGTCAGTAACTGTTATGCAGCCTCGACATATAACGCGTTTCCCACGTCACGGATCAGCACCGAAATCTGAAGTTGAAACGAGAGCTTTCTAGGTTTGTGCCAGTTCTCAGCCGAAGGATTCACCTTCCTCCCCAACCGGTCGACCAGACCGCGAGTTCGGCAGCACGCCGACGTGTCACACCAACTCTTTCTGCACCGCCAGCCGCAGGTCATCGATAAACTTCAGCTTCTCGACGATAGCATCGGAATGGATCTCGGGGACGAGATCCAATAGCCCCATGTCGCGATTGAACTCATTGGCAACGATCCCGATGTCGCGGTAGGCGGTTAGCATCTGGTCGAAGTCGGAGCCGTCGGCGGTGACGCGCGTGCGATCGAAGTGTCGCGCGGTTTCGACGACCGCCACGATATCCATGTAACCGGCAAAGGTCTCGGCGAAATCCTCCCAAGGATGCATCGTGGAATATGCGGAGATGAAGCGTTCTTGCCAATTCGGGATCGCACCGTCGGCGTAATACCGCTTCTGCGCCTCCGCATAGGTTGGCTTGCGTTCGTCGCCGAACAGCGACCGAAAGTCGTCGAGACAGTTTGGTTCCACCAACAATTGCCAATAGTAGTGCCCCAGTTCGTGGCGGAAATGGCCGACCAGCGTTCGCTGTGGCTCGCCGAATTCCACCCGCGTCTGCTCGCGATGCACGCTGTCGGCTTCGGCGATATCGATCGTGATCAAACCATCGGCGTGGCCTGTCGAAACCGGCTTGACCGCCGATGACTTGAACTCGAATTGCAACACCGGCCGACCATCGGCTGAACCGTTTTCGGTCTCGCTAACGATCGGCAAGCCCACTCTTTCAATATCGAACAGCACGCGATGCTTAGCCATCTCCAGCCGCTTCCACTTCAACAAATTGTCATCCACCGAGAGATCGGGAACGACGGAATTGAGTCGACAGTAGCGGCATAGCGTATGTTCCGACACCGCGTCGACTCCGCGGTTGCAGACCGCGTGCTGCGTCGCGTTGGAACACATCCGGCACTCGTGGTGACAG from Rosistilla carotiformis includes the following:
- a CDS encoding YihY/virulence factor BrkB family protein encodes the protein MFKVIKETFTGFVDDQCTTLSAALAYYTIFALPPMLYLLLTILVFGFSLAYDNGEAETEARALLEQQAAQLLGNEVATEQIANILQRESEAGGHWWKTMLSFAGILVGATGVVGAIQSSLNRVWSVRPDPARSSMKTILVKRLLSLAMILGLGFLLLVSLVVSTILSAIGERLSSVIGMDEVFARGINDGVQFVVTFVIFAAVFKFMPDAKVVWRDVAVGALITTLLFLAGRLGLQWYLSNSDPGAQLGSAAASLAVILVWVYYSSMIFLFGAEATQAFASVYGGGIRPDSHAVRVVESIQRHS
- a CDS encoding phosphatase PAP2 family protein, which encodes MLRNAPRHLRSWTASGIKYVRGREPIVLIALLLVVAVSWGFIELADEVNEGSTGDFDRWVVRSMRQADDPTQPIGPRWMREVGRDITGLGGVSVLSMLIAAAAGFLAIHRAYRTMVVLLVSTIGGIIVSSLLKQFFARPRPDIVPHLAEVYTSSFPSGHSMMSAVVYLTLAALLAPVLKHFWVRVYVLGLAVLATGLVGISRVYLGVHYPSDVLAGWAAGLVWAVGCWLVARRFALR
- a CDS encoding amidohydrolase; its protein translation is MVTEITDISRPVLQRAQTLSPRMRQIRRSLHQAPELSEHEFATTAYLADRIAELDLTPQYAGGRRGVWADIDGGGPLPGRRVAMRGDIDALPLQTQLEACYASQTAGVMHACGHDAHATMVWGATAILKQMRDAGELPATFASRSIFQPAEETSTGGIHMIDAGALQEVHCAIALHVDPSRNVGTFGFRDLAFTAGCDVFEMELTGKAGHGARPHLTGDTVGAAAAWIHELYSRLPRSYDARDPIVVNVGQIQAGAAANIVPAKVSLSGTVRTLSLEAADHAKDQIDRISQALQLRYPVEVKVTYGRHTPPVINDPLIDAAFRIAAARIVGEENVHQIDQPSMGAEDFAFFGSKVPAAMMRIGVAGIEIGQQPLHTPTFDIDETALPYGAAVLALAAFDLR
- a CDS encoding carboxylate-amine ligase; its protein translation is MVSFSRSKVPAVGVEEEYQLVDPTSGRLIPKCSEVLRQLGREPDADIQRELHLNQIEMASNVCETLDEVRENLQKVRKLLIDAAASTGAALVSAGTNPFPLPESETLTPKFRYQSMGQQFQHIARSLFIFGCHVHVDMQDKTLGLHVMNQTRRWLPLLQALTANSPFWNGQDTGYASYRREVWVQWPMAGAPPHFQDLADYEACLSELTRSGAIKDESFIYWDIRLSVKVPTIEYRCADVITSLQHCVGYVGLIRALVMQTCDDIHAGREYPPIRSHLLSFAIWHAARYGVSADLLDPLTCEKVTATESATRLLEYIAPALATSGDRECVEAFVQNVVRDGCGADRQRMTMQTEGNLAAVVQEAIKETANDTSPATC
- a CDS encoding diacylglycerol/lipid kinase family protein — encoded protein: MSHLLIWNQGSGRAAQIERLRNALDANGTRCVELTRKIDLRSTIEESLRGSGDTVIAAGGDGTVNAIVNALMQIDPPRRPQMAVVPLGTANDFAGTLAIPDDIDQAVGLISSGRSVAIDVIRIRGEGLEQYYANVAAGGNCVRVSEELTDELKSRWGAFSYLRGAIGVLTDMKSFQIAAEIDGVEIKDFDSWAVLVANGKTNAGHIVVAPEASPADGLMDVILIRDGDATDMLEMIAGNLLGNFLECEQILFQKASRLTLRSEPAMRFTLDGEVIEQEPVEFQVMPAAIKMFVGPEFERSNT
- a CDS encoding GxxExxY protein, with protein sequence MVENEIGTIVVDRAVKLHQSLGPGLLETVYEAVLAKQFERAGLTVQRQVPVPIKFDGLVFNEGFRADLILEGLVIVELKSVENIHPVHKKQLLTYLKLTNLKLGYLLNFGDELMKTGITRVINGQL
- a CDS encoding zinc-binding metallopeptidase family protein, yielding MRSFYCQCGGTLFFGSVCCVACNRPTAMCPHCNAVRSMAVADDGVLVCDHCHHECRMCSNATQHAVCNRGVDAVSEHTLCRYCRLNSVVPDLSVDDNLLKWKRLEMAKHRVLFDIERVGLPIVSETENGSADGRPVLQFEFKSSAVKPVSTGHADGLITIDIAEADSVHREQTRVEFGEPQRTLVGHFRHELGHYYWQLLVEPNCLDDFRSLFGDERKPTYAEAQKRYYADGAIPNWQERFISAYSTMHPWEDFAETFAGYMDIVAVVETARHFDRTRVTADGSDFDQMLTAYRDIGIVANEFNRDMGLLDLVPEIHSDAIVEKLKFIDDLRLAVQKELV